From a single Rodentibacter sp. JRC1 genomic region:
- the dnaG gene encoding DNA primase: protein MKGLIPRPFIDDLLTKSNIIDVINSRVKLKKAGRDYQACCPFHHEKTPSFTVSEKKQFYHCFGCGAHGNAISFLMDYDKLEFVEAIEELAAMVGLEVPYEKRENSSGKPQASYQTKRNLYELMQAIASFYQTQLPLNVPAQSYVQQRGLSPEIIARFQIGFVPNAMDTILRKFGVNREEQQKLFDLGMLSRNERGNIYDKFRHRIMFPIRDKRGRTVAFGGRVLGDEKPKYLNSPETVTYHKGKELYGLYEALQANDEPAKLLVVEGYMDVVALAQFGVDYAVASLGTSTTSEQIQLLFRSTEQVICCYDGDRAGRDAAWRALENALPYLEDGRQIKFIFLPDGEDPDTYIRQYGKEKFEEYIESAQSLSEFLFAHLNPQVDFSTKEGRGKLVALAAPLIQQIPGNALRLSLRNILAQKLGIFDESQLESLIPKQAGNKVSPRADSQPKMKQTPMRVVISLLLQNTHLVNRITEAGLTALRAEAGYDLLEKLTALCREREGITTGQILEYFRDTEYRRPLEILATWEHLLDDTEIINAFSQNYRRLNIQAIERDIEMLIAKERSAGLTEQERQVLVMLITSKEEQKKQLVNP, encoded by the coding sequence ATGAAAGGCTTAATTCCACGCCCGTTTATTGATGATTTGCTGACAAAATCCAATATTATTGATGTGATCAATTCACGTGTGAAACTCAAAAAGGCCGGGCGGGATTATCAAGCTTGTTGCCCTTTTCACCACGAAAAAACACCTTCTTTCACGGTGAGTGAAAAAAAACAGTTTTATCATTGTTTCGGTTGCGGTGCACACGGTAATGCCATTTCTTTTTTAATGGATTATGACAAACTTGAATTTGTTGAGGCGATTGAAGAGCTTGCTGCAATGGTAGGATTGGAAGTGCCTTATGAAAAACGAGAGAATAGTAGTGGAAAACCACAAGCCAGTTATCAAACAAAGCGTAATTTGTATGAGCTAATGCAAGCAATCGCTTCGTTCTATCAAACTCAGTTGCCTTTGAATGTACCGGCACAAAGCTATGTCCAACAACGGGGGCTTTCACCGGAAATTATTGCACGTTTTCAAATCGGTTTCGTACCAAATGCGATGGATACGATATTACGCAAGTTTGGTGTAAACCGTGAAGAACAGCAAAAATTGTTTGATCTCGGTATGCTTTCGCGCAACGAACGTGGAAATATTTACGATAAATTCCGTCATCGGATTATGTTTCCCATTCGGGATAAACGTGGACGCACAGTGGCATTCGGCGGACGTGTATTGGGCGATGAAAAACCGAAATATTTAAATTCACCGGAAACCGTTACTTATCACAAAGGGAAAGAACTTTACGGCTTATACGAAGCCTTGCAAGCAAACGATGAACCGGCAAAATTGCTTGTGGTTGAAGGGTATATGGACGTGGTTGCATTGGCGCAATTCGGTGTGGATTATGCCGTCGCATCACTCGGTACTTCAACGACTTCGGAGCAAATTCAACTTCTTTTCCGTTCTACCGAGCAAGTGATTTGCTGCTACGATGGGGATCGTGCAGGGCGTGATGCAGCATGGCGTGCTTTGGAAAATGCTTTACCTTATTTGGAAGACGGTCGGCAAATTAAATTTATTTTCTTGCCTGATGGAGAAGATCCCGATACCTATATTCGTCAATATGGAAAAGAAAAATTTGAAGAATATATTGAAAGTGCGCAGTCACTGTCTGAATTTCTTTTTGCGCATTTAAATCCTCAAGTGGATTTTTCCACAAAAGAGGGGCGGGGTAAATTAGTTGCCCTTGCAGCCCCCTTAATTCAACAAATTCCGGGTAATGCTTTGCGTTTGTCATTGCGTAATATTTTAGCGCAAAAATTGGGGATTTTTGATGAATCGCAGTTAGAAAGTCTCATCCCAAAACAAGCCGGGAATAAAGTATCTCCACGTGCTGATTCGCAGCCAAAAATGAAGCAAACACCGATGCGGGTGGTGATTTCTTTACTCTTGCAAAACACGCACTTGGTGAATCGTATTACAGAAGCCGGGCTTACGGCGTTGCGGGCAGAGGCAGGCTATGATTTATTGGAAAAATTGACCGCACTTTGTCGTGAGCGCGAAGGCATTACCACCGGACAAATTTTAGAATATTTTCGTGATACGGAATATCGTCGCCCCCTTGAAATTCTTGCAACTTGGGAGCATTTACTGGACGACACCGAAATTATCAATGCCTTTTCACAAAATTATCGCCGATTGAATATTCAAGCCATTGAGCGCGATATTGAAATGCTCATTGCTAAAGAACGATCCGCAGGATTAACAGAACAGGAAAGACAAGTACTTGTTATGCTGATTACCAGCAAAGAGGAACAGAAAAAACAGTTAGTTAATCCATAG
- the rpsU gene encoding 30S ribosomal protein S21 — protein MPVIKVRENESFDVALRRFKRSCEKAGILAEVRAREFYEKPTTIRKRENATLAKRHAKRNARENARNTRLY, from the coding sequence ATGCCTGTAATTAAAGTACGTGAAAACGAATCATTTGACGTAGCTTTACGTCGTTTCAAACGCTCTTGCGAAAAAGCCGGTATTTTGGCAGAAGTTCGCGCTCGTGAATTCTATGAAAAACCAACTACAATCCGTAAACGTGAAAATGCAACGCTTGCGAAACGTCACGCTAAACGTAACGCTCGTGAAAATGCGCGTAATACCCGTTTATATTAA
- the tsaD gene encoding tRNA (adenosine(37)-N6)-threonylcarbamoyltransferase complex transferase subunit TsaD: MKILGIETSCDETGVAIYDEEKGLVANQLYTQIALHADYGGVVPELASRDHIRKTAPLIQAALKEANLTAKDIDGVAYTSGPGLVGALLVGSTIARSLAYAWNVPAIGIHHMEGHLLAPMLAENRPHFPFIALLVSGGHTQLVRVDAVGKYEVIGESIDDAAGEAFDKTAKLLGLDYPGGAALSRLAEKGSPNRFTFPRPMTDRPGLDFSFSGLKTFAANTVNQAIKAEGKLAEQTKSDIAYAFQDAVIDTLAIKCKRALKETGYKRLVIAGGVSANKKLRETLAQMMQNLGGEVFYPPPQFCTDNGAMIAYTGFLRLKQGQHSGLAIEVKPRWPMTELPTI; encoded by the coding sequence ATGAAAATCTTAGGAATTGAAACCTCGTGCGATGAAACGGGCGTGGCAATTTATGATGAAGAAAAAGGCTTGGTTGCGAACCAGCTTTATACTCAAATTGCACTGCACGCGGATTACGGTGGCGTTGTTCCGGAGCTTGCTTCACGCGATCATATTCGCAAAACCGCACCATTAATTCAGGCGGCACTGAAAGAAGCGAACCTTACCGCCAAAGATATTGACGGTGTAGCTTACACCAGCGGCCCCGGGCTTGTCGGCGCATTATTGGTTGGCTCCACTATTGCACGTTCTCTTGCTTACGCATGGAATGTGCCTGCAATCGGTATTCACCATATGGAAGGGCATTTACTTGCCCCAATGCTTGCAGAAAATCGACCGCACTTTCCTTTTATTGCTCTATTGGTATCCGGCGGACATACTCAATTGGTACGTGTAGATGCCGTGGGAAAATATGAAGTGATCGGAGAATCGATTGATGATGCCGCCGGTGAAGCCTTTGATAAAACGGCAAAGCTACTCGGATTAGATTATCCGGGCGGTGCGGCACTCTCTCGTCTTGCCGAAAAAGGTTCACCGAATCGTTTTACTTTTCCACGACCAATGACGGATAGACCGGGGCTTGATTTCAGTTTTTCGGGTTTAAAAACCTTTGCCGCCAACACGGTGAATCAAGCCATCAAAGCAGAAGGCAAATTAGCCGAACAAACCAAATCCGATATTGCTTATGCTTTCCAAGATGCGGTGATCGACACTCTTGCAATCAAATGTAAACGCGCTTTAAAAGAAACCGGTTATAAGCGTTTAGTAATTGCAGGCGGAGTAAGCGCAAATAAAAAATTACGCGAAACCTTAGCCCAAATGATGCAAAATTTAGGTGGCGAAGTTTTTTATCCGCCGCCGCAATTTTGCACTGATAACGGCGCAATGATTGCTTACACCGGTTTTTTACGTTTAAAACAAGGTCAACATTCAGGGCTAGCAATTGAAGTAAAACCACGTTGGCCAATGACAGAACTCCCTACAATTTAA